Below is a window of Impatiens glandulifera chromosome 2, dImpGla2.1, whole genome shotgun sequence DNA.
AAGGCTAATTATGTACCACTAAGATATATATTGTCTTTAATACTACAATTTTAATAACGACAaactttttgtttaaaaataacctTTTAGCGCCACAAAATATATGTTTCATTGTGTTATTTTGTTATTGTAcacttttgtttttaaaataagctTTTAACGCCAAGAGAATTTGCAGAGATCTATAACAAATGGAAAAACTTACGTTCATCAACtcttattattcataattttcatttattttcttaagttatctccaaaatatttttaagctcgctttgagtttaatttttaaatccgTTACTTACTTAGGTAGTGTTTGATACGTGGTACAAATTATGtaaggtataagttgtatatagatataaattgtaacgaggtataaataatacaaggtagtataatttgtataagttatttatgtttggtaagaattataaaaaaatggtataagttgtatatggtttataattttgtgtttggtataaGAATGTAGTGTAagttgtattataaatattaatttattattattatttatatttatttatattataaataatattgtatattactataaattattgtaatgttattatttaataattaatgtaattttaattaaaatataaaaactgtagtctaatataacgttaaattatatttatttaattttaatattattaataattttaataaaataaactaaaaatattatatataatataagtaagtgtataaaaaataattaacaaaattatcgttataaaaataaataaatattttttaattaaaatattgactattgtaaaaaatatatattaaaaatgattatatataataataatattaaaataaaataaaatatttaatatattatataataataaattaaatataatattaataaagaatataataagaaagaggagtgatagagtgaggaaatttggtgagggaatgacgtgtcatcACCTTCATtagttggaaaatgtaaaagtgggaggaaagagagaaaaaagagaaattatttgattttttaagcgAATAAGATTAcgacacgtcattccctcaccaaattccctcacctaatcatttctcaataagaaattaaaaatgaatgatataAGAATAATAGTTTAACTAGGAGGACTAATTACTATTTTATACAAGATATgggttataaattatataaagttataaatttatatcaatattaaaaatgtaaaaaagtACCATATTAAAACACTATACCAACCAATGttagtataatttatatatactacCCTTTGTACCCAACAAAACATGGCCTGTCTTACCACGCTTTCCAGGTTCTCtctgatatatatttttttttcttttttaagtttAGCTTAAGGATCTATTTTTTAGTTCAAAATAAGAGTGACTTATCTGTCAAGTTTTCCACCATCACCTCCAACAAATTTTATgaggaaaacaaaacaaatcaaatatagATATAGTTATGatagattttatttgaattttttgttcATTAAATTAATCATGTTCTCACattgtcattatatatatatactgtgTACactaatttttgataaaataattattttaatattaggtTGAATTATAAGATAgatttttaacataaatttaagTTGGGCTAGGTATTTTAGTTGAATATGAAAGTacgtaagttaaattttaaataaaataatgattatattattcAGAAAATAATTAgttggtaaaaaaatatttgactaagattatatatagttatatcatttaaatattgttaattataaatatcaagataatatttttgaccaAGTATTTTATCAAGTTATTAGTCTTATTCATATATTGGAAACCCATAATTTTCTTCTCCGATGAAAAGCAAGAATTTATCATTTGGATTTGGGTCAACACGAGGTTTTTaaggataaatattatatatttgatcattttttttttctatcatcaataaatcaattaaatgaaataaatcatacctaataaataattcaagttataataataaaatatcaaattaatttatttaagaaaataaatttaattacataatttaattgTACATGTTATATTCATCACTCATCAAATTGTTATATGATAAGTTAACTGAAACTTCATAATtactaagttaaaaaaaaaaaatatttgttaaaataattataacattgtATTAATTAGTTTGGCACTGATGACTTATAAACAATGTTTAAACtgtaaactaattaaattataagaaaactaattgGGCTCAATTTTTATTTGGGGATCAAATTTGGGTAGTGTTTATAAAATATGACCAaataattctatattttttcaatttctctAACTATTCTTACACATTACAATCTAGACACAAATTTATCTTGTTAgaaagatttttcaaaaagaaatacaaaatttatctcaattcatttttttttcatatctttcattaaattacacattttttaagtTACCCAAACCAACCAATTAAAATTCGTAAATCTTGAAAACAAGTATATTTTgtccatttgaaaaaaatctcaaataactaatcttttttaataattctaatattaTCTAACTCAATTCATAGTTGAACATGCATCTAATAAATTACTGATCAAGATCAAGCCAAATATAACAATTATTAGGTCAAaactaaactatatatatatattagttttgcTTGAACTAAGCAAAGCAAAAGATAATGCATCTAATAAGTTCATACTTTACTGCCGATTAACAGATAATTAATAACTAACTGAAATAATTAGATCTAAATTAAGCTAcccataattaaattaaataaataaagttaaaaggCTCGATCTGTATTTCCCCTGTTTACTTCAATCCAAACAGTCCCTTAATTTTATTCCAAAATCctttattcatcttcttcttcttcttcgtctctGCATCCACTTTCTTAACCCTAATCGCAGACATTCTCTCTTTATTCTCTCTCTTATACTCATCCACAAAGCTTTTCACTGAATCTCCAGCGTATGTAAATGCAGTCAACAACGAAGGATAAACCTTTACCACCGCCTCTTTGAATTGTCTCGACTCCTTCTTTACAggacgagaagaagaagaagaagacgacgaTCCATCGTCATTATAAGCAGGATAGTCACAGATTCTTTGTTTACCGTTCATATATGCATTGCAAGCAGCTAATATATGAGATGCTCGATCACGGAAATGAGATCTAACcaattcatcaaaatcattTGGCGGTCTCCGAAGCAAGTAAATCATAGTTTTGCATGACAGTATGAACACATTCTCACTGTACGTGATTGATCGTTTGTTTTGACCTGGTATCAGTATGAATCCAGTTCCAGGTTCGTTGAAGAATGGATCTCGATTCAGAACCATTCCTTGAATCGAGACCAAAacctaataataaaatttgaaaatgagcTCTGCATTTATAATTGGATGATTCAATTATTTGAGAATGTATGTAGCTAtgaatgcatgcatgcatgtaTTGTACCTGGAAAATGGTGGATTGGTTAGGGTTCCAACCCTCGCCCTTCCTTATGGAGAACCAAGTGCTGAGAAGGCTAAGGCAAACGTAACCGTTTGCATAGAGATTAGGGTTTATACGAAGTCCGAATGAATGGTAAGTAACTATTGGAGGTTTGAATGGATAATCGGACGGGAACAAGATATCGAAGAAAAAGAGTCCGTCGTGGTAAGGTGTGCCGGCAGGACCGACGATCGCCGCACGAAGTAGGTTGATTTGATTCTCGTAGGCTCGGACATAGATCGAATCGGGGAGATCTTTCTCAAGTATCCGCCATTCTTTCATGATCTTCTTGTAGGCTACGCTTGTGGGAGTGATGGAACAATTCGACCTTTTGCCTCCCCGACCCCAATAATAAAGGTGATCGGAGGAGACATCAGGTAGTATGTCGAAATTCTTGAATTTCTTCTCTATTACGGTTACGCCATTTGagactttttcttcttcaatttctggttTTTTTACAGAGAGAGCAGCCATGGAAGCTTAATTAAGCTAGGAAAGGTTCTAGCTAATTGATGAAGATACTCttgcataattatatataaagttaaaaaaacaggtcaaatttattaattaaaattaaggaaaCTTTCTTTTTTTGCATTAAtatttgttcttatttatatatataataacttttaatttaaaattgtgagGTCTACAATAAGCTCCCAAAATTATCcacatcattttttatttctctttcttaatttatttctctctattaatatatatatatttcttgattttaatttctatttcttaataaacattttttttaatgtaagaattattaaattttatgaatataattttaattatattatattaaaataataaaaagttattatatattttaaaaatataaatatatatatttaaaatataaaataatataaaaagttatattcaaCCTTAACTAtgcaaaaattacaaaaattaataagttttaagaataacatacaaaaattaataaattttaagaataaaaaataatattaagctctaatctatatataataactcttaatttaaaatgatgaaGCTGTACAATCATCTATTatgtaatttttctttcttaatttatttctcttaattattatttctttctcCTAAAgtatatttctctctttttatttcttttttttaataaaaaaaattttcatgttagaataaataaattttatgaataaattttttattatactatctatgcttaatattaaaatcttGAGGTGGAGCATACGCgagaatttttttatgaataaattttttattatgtttcgatggatgtatccgatAGAACAATACATGGgcacaatgaaaagatatttgcgaaATAAAAATCACCCAGAAGGCTCAATAAGCGAGACATATCTTGTGAATGAAAGTATTTGTCTATGTGTGCCAAATACATGAAAGAAGctcttgaaccaagttcaatCACGGGTCTctcaatattttcatcgttgaaATCCAATGACACAATATATAACTTGGATTATTGCAATCGAGATATGACTCGTTCATACATCTTGAAAAATTTCCCTCAAGTAGAACCATTTTACATGTATGATTTTATATTACTTTGTTAGTACTAGCATTAAAGAACcgattttagaatttaatattgTGAACACACGTGCAACGAGTATGTGCAGGATTGCAATAACATGGAGTCCCGTGGAGAAATTCCTCCAACGTATGCTAGCTATTttaagcatagagtgagtaGATACCAGAACCATGGATAGATCTAATAACTTTAACTTGATTCTACATTTTACGAATAATTTAACATGAGACTTAATTTACGTATATAGGTCGCCCAATTAATAAACGATAACGATATATCAAGAGACCTTAAGATCTTAAGTTCCGGTCCAACTATGTACTCATTTAGTTTTGTTTGGTGTAAAATAAAcagatacaaattctgtacagaaaaacacgacgaaggtctAACCACTCAAAATAGCAGAATTGTTGTTGTAGGCAACAATGGATCAGATACTCtatcatactacggagttttaacggacaTAATCCAAGTACAATATTATTCTCACAAACGGATTGTCCTCTTCAAGTGTTAGTGGTTTGATGCACATTCTGGGGAACGTGGAGTGAAAGTGAATAAATATGGCTTCGAAAGTATAAGCGTCAACCGccttttaaaaatctaaatgtAGGAACCTTATATTTTGGCGAgtcaaacaaaacaagtattctacgctcCTGATATGGCATCACGACCCgaatggaagattgtgacaaaaataaatccatgttttacaaatatttagtTAAGAATAGATTAGTGTTTTACCTTAAACTTCACATCATATTGATTCATACTAATAAATATTCTCGTATTATCTTTGTTAATAGGTAGGCGACCTTACGATTCAAGGGGGGTCTTGAGAGAGCCGGGGAGAGCATTTAGGGGAGCCAGTAGGACCTTCAGTGGGTCCGGTGTTAAATCCTGTCCCAATATCTTTTTTCATACCAAACCAACCACAAGAGGAGGATGATGCTGATGATTTCGTTGAGAGTACGTTTGCGGGGGCAGAGCAGGATCAGGAGGATGAGAAGGCTGAACATGAAGAGGAGCATCATGAGGATGACCAGTCCACTCCGGACATTACTGGTACCagtaatttattataaatatttattgtttatattgtttataatgtttttgacctaataatattgattatttgtttatttacaGGTCCTTCTTCCACGCGTAGACGATGTTGTAATAAGAATATTGAGCTTGCTAAAAGGGCTCAAGGATTTAAAGGGAAACTGACTTTCGGAGACATGGATGGGAGACTAGATGGTGATGCGAGGCGTATGTGGTCTCGGCATGTGGGGTCGATGACGCGGGACCCTCAACTCATCTCGCATCGCCAATTAAAGCGGAGAGCTTTGAGTAGCGACCAACTCGATTCACTATGGCATGCTATGACGGTAAAAAATTGAACCTTAATTAACATTCAAATGaagttttataacatttggtgattttatattttaggatCCATTTGAGAATACAGATATGCCTATAGATACGTTTAGAGAGGCCGAGATTGCACACGCCAAACAAATATGGAATAGGTGGCGCTCCAATTTGAGTTGGGATTACGTCCGGATTCATAACGGAGATGAGGCGGCCGTGCTTGCGAATCCACCACCTTGTTATGATCCAGCAGATTGGGAGTTCCTCTACAGATAGTCAGACACCACTTCTTCACCGAGAATTTCAAGGTACATATAATTTCAGAATTGAAATATGTACTAACGACACTAGttttaacttcttctttttttattttaaatgcaaaAAAAGATCTATCAATATTGACAACAGAAAACAAGTGAAGTTTCCGCACCATACAGGTAGTAAACCATTTTCGTGCGTAAAAGAAGAtttggtatgtacattattcagttatacttattataaataatttaactaatttactGATGAAcactaactaaattatttatacagaCGGTTGAGCTCGGACGTCCACCAACTATCATAGAGAGGTTCAGAAAGACTCAAACTCCGAGACCCACCAAAGACAACCCGATCCCGACATTGAACCCATTATCACAAGAGAAGATcgtaagttaataaataagtttaattgaaaatttaatagaacTATATATACATCTTATACAATGAAACTTTAAAATATGCAGGCGGAGATGGAGCAAATAATTATTGAAACACTCGCTATCTCCGACTTTGAGGTGACCGATAAAGCCTTCGGGCCCCAACGACACGGGCATGTGATGGGTATGGGGTCAGGCGTCCAGCCATCGCGCTTTCACGGTGATCGGCGGAGGAGCGACAATTCTCAACATGGAGGGTTGTCGTTAAGAGAAGAGAACCAACAACTCCGGATGCGGGTCAATGAACTGGAAGATATAATTCAAGTTAATAACGAAAACACGCAAAACAGATTGCAGAAATATTAGCAAGGTTATCGAATCAACCACCACAGTCACCGCTGAGTTAGTACGTTTATTATGTAGTTTTTGGATAATGTTATCGTGTTTGGAACAAATATGTTGAATTATGTTTTTGGATTAGTACACGTGTGTTTGTAACACGTGTTTGTAATACGTGAGgatttagaattttggaaaatgtaatgaatttgtttaattattgtattttttggTTTGACTGATAATTAAACAGGTTAAGGTTatgtaaaaaacaaacaaaatattaaaaatatgtaaaaaggaaataccgaaagatatatgcaTAGATCTTTCGGTAAAGGAAGTGaagcaaaaccgaaagatatgcataaatctttcggtaaagtCATTAaagcaaaaccgaaagatatgcaCAAATCTTTCGTTAAAGTCATGAAAGCATAGCCGAAAGATATgcataaatctttcggtaaaggAAGTGAAGCAGAGCCGAAATAAAGTAAAGAAAAGCCGAAAGATAtgtataaatctttcggtaaaggAAGTAAAACAGTGCCGAAAGATATGCATAAATCTTTCAGAAAAGGAAGTAaagcaaaaccgaaagatatacataAATTTTTCGGTAAAGGAAGTAAAAGCAATTCCGAAAGATTTTACTAAATCTTTTGGAAAAtgatataccgaaagatatgaaATCTGTCGGCTTAGGTCTCTACACCTTTACCGACAAGATCACTACCGACAGATGCCGACAGTCTAACGTGTTGTCGGGAAAAGACTTTTACCGACAGATATATGACTTTTACCGAGAGGTTATACTTTCGGTAAAAGAcctatttttactagtgtttaTTCTGATTTTGATTATCTTAACTTTCAGAAAACaacatacaaattttaaaaaatatatatattatgaatttaagTATCCTAGATTATAATATCCAACATTAATTTGAGCCAATAACACAATCATTATCATATTTCCAACATTAATCCAtacaattcatttattttatcttaaagaATGAATCCAAACCATCTTGTAAGGTCATTATACTTCTTTAGACAACATACCTGTTTAAAGGCAAGtttgaactattttaaattgttgGCACCTTAGATTCTATATTTGGTTGTCAAAATTGGTATgttaaaccattttttttcaCAAGTAAGCAATACAATCTTCAATACCACATTTACTTGAAAAGCA
It encodes the following:
- the LOC124924952 gene encoding putative ubiquitin-conjugating enzyme E2 38; this encodes MAALSVKKPEIEEEKVSNGVTVIEKKFKNFDILPDVSSDHLYYWGRGGKRSNCSITPTSVAYKKIMKEWRILEKDLPDSIYVRAYENQINLLRAAIVGPAGTPYHDGLFFFDILFPSDYPFKPPIVTYHSFGLRINPNLYANGYVCLSLLSTWFSIRKGEGWNPNQSTIFQVLVSIQGMVLNRDPFFNEPGTGFILIPGQNKRSITYSENVFILSCKTMIYLLRRPPNDFDELVRSHFRDRASHILAACNAYMNGKQRICDYPAYNDDGSSSSSSSSRPVKKESRQFKEAVVKVYPSLLTAFTYAGDSVKSFVDEYKRENKERMSAIRVKKVDAETKKKKKMNKGFWNKIKGLFGLK